From one Dermacentor andersoni chromosome 1, qqDerAnde1_hic_scaffold, whole genome shotgun sequence genomic stretch:
- the LOC126530242 gene encoding uncharacterized protein, protein MLLLRSFRRPCTSPLCHRSVRFAARCTAAAVFSVLSFPSACGQCEVFFRLCTLRALLLKCLALHFKMSLRHVKKRCSVVHCDSVDRTIGVTLHRFPLDFHRCRAWAQFCRNVSLEKAPSQLRELRICSRHFEPSVYLPSGRLRHDALPTRASIADTSSECSSDMDCSQSLSETSASVRRAGEPAAVSGEPVSKGYVQSLPSQSLLLFQEDADGASPTGSTLNQACSHASGFIMVQSDHTYAGPSTEASASSLAPGTAGVAATLSASADLSPGAPFSSSPLSYEGSFTSPINERRPLQKLRAKLRQLRNRNKSLQRLLLQRRRMKTTAELVDSLREHLTPAVAAFVEAQLKMHNVSRFGRRWCSQNKTFALGLYFHSPKGYRYCRKLLQLPSVRSLQLWLARVPLRVGFYPEVFDLIEKRAASFPRQDRACTIIFDEMHVSKELSYNPVSDRFEGLEEYSAAQGPNLANKALVFMAKGICTPWKQPLGYFIADKAAPATVLHDLLFK, encoded by the exons ATGCTCCTTTTGCGAAGTTTCCGTCGTCCTTGCACGTCGCCTCTTTGTCACCGTTCGGTAAGATTTGCAGCCCGCTGCACCGCTGCGGCAGTTTTCTCGGTTTTGTCGTTTCCTTCGGCGTGCGGCCAGTGCGAAGTCTTTTTCCGTCTTTGCAcgcttcgcgctcttcttttgaaGTGCTTAGCGCTTCATTTCAAGATGAGCTTGCGGCATGTGAAGAAACGATGCTCCGTGGTACACTGCGACAGCGTGGATCGTACCATTGGTGTCACGCTACACCGATTCCCGCTGGACTTTCACAG GTGCCGAGCGTGGGCGCAGTTCTGCCGCAACGTCAGCCTGGAGAAGGCGCCGTCGCAGCTACGAGAACTCAGGATTTGCTCGAGGCACTTCGAACCATCTGTGTATCTGCCGTCAGGAAGGCTGCGACACGATGCTTTGCCTACTCGAGCAAGCATTGCCG ACACCTCAAGCGAATGCAGCAGCGACATGGACTGTTCACAATCTCTGAGCGAAACTTCGGCATCAGTGCGCCGGGCTGGAGAACCAG CTGCTGTCTCCGGTGAACCTGTTTCCAAGGGGTACGTCCAGAGTCTGCCGTCCCAGTCGCTGCTACTCTTCCAAGAAG ATGCAGATGGTGCCAGCCCTACTGGTTCTACGCTGAACCAAGCTTGTTCCCACGCCAGTGGCTTCATAATGGTTCAGT CTGACCACACATATGCAGGACCAAGCACTGAAGCAAGCGCTTCATCTCTGGCACCTGGCACGGCAGGGGTGGCCGCAACACTGTCAGCGAGTGCTGATCTGTCACCAGGAGCTCCGTTCAGCAGTTCGCCTCTTTCTTATGAAG GATCTTTCACCAGCCCCATCAATGAAAGGCGGCCACTGCAGAAACTTCGAGCCAAGCTCAGGCAGCTGCGTAACCGCAACAAGAGCCTGCAAAGACTGCTGCTTCAGCGCCGTCGCATGAAGACCACTGCCGAATTGGTAGATAGTCTGCGTGAGCATTTAAcacctgctgttgctgcttttgttGAAGCTCAGTTAAAGATGCACAATGTCAGCAGGTTTGGCCGTCGATGGTGCAGCCAAAACAAAACCTTTGCTTTAGGTTTATACTTCCACAGCCCAAAAGGTTACAGATATTGCAGGAAACTCCTGCAACTTCCATCTGTTAGGTCACTGCAGCTGTGGCTTGCACGCGTGCCATTGAGGGTTGGATTTTATCCTGAAGTTTTTGATTTGATCGAGAAACGGGCAGCGTCTTTTCCAAGGCAAGACAGGGCTTGCACCATAATTTTTGATGAAATGCATGTTTCAAAGGAGCTGTCGTACAATCCAGTGTCGGACAGATTTGAAGGCCTTGAAGAGTACAGTGCAGCACAAGGTCCAAATCTTGCAAACAAGGCGCTTGTGTTCATGGCCAAAGGAATATGTACGCCGTGGAAGCAGCCTCTTGGCTACTTCATTGCAGATAAGGCAGCGCCTGCAACTGTTCTGCATGACCTTCTCTTCAAATGA